In the Clostridium sporogenes genome, one interval contains:
- a CDS encoding glycosyltransferase family 39 protein, which produces MEFNYLSGYESKNSNYSKTNYYKIVIAVSIVLSILWITFIDTKPFSDFEYYYNLAVSIANGGEWGDTYTSVGYSIVLGGLFKLFGASIVLGKIFNLVLTFFGQVLFLGILRKIEITEKNRKIVFTLFVLFPNNIFFNSVLGTEILFTTLLLLLTYIYFSDIKYKYVILGILVGAITMVKPFFLLYAFAIFLVELLKEKSFLKPLKSAIIIGVIALITISPWLYRNTKYNGERTFVSNNGGIVLYINNNSQNNMGRWMSIYDVENSLAKTEEYKKASYTQKNRMLNKSAKEWIKSHPKEFVILGFKRLFNTYIVGDDVAYSVNGATNISDAFKIRLFAATNCIRNMFFIPAILYILIYSIFILIQIIKGKTEKLNKFNLYSTILFYMFTSVYFITEGQGRYAFPLIFIIVYFWVYFVKHGILLFKELKR; this is translated from the coding sequence ATGGAATTTAATTATTTAAGCGGTTACGAAAGTAAAAATAGTAATTACAGTAAAACGAATTACTATAAAATAGTGATAGCTGTATCTATAGTTCTTTCTATTCTTTGGATAACTTTTATAGATACAAAACCCTTTTCAGATTTTGAATATTATTACAATTTAGCAGTTAGTATAGCTAATGGAGGAGAATGGGGAGACACTTACACCTCAGTTGGATACAGTATAGTTTTAGGAGGGCTCTTTAAGCTTTTTGGAGCTAGTATAGTTTTAGGAAAAATATTTAATTTAGTACTAACTTTTTTTGGACAAGTATTATTTTTAGGTATATTAAGAAAAATAGAAATTACAGAGAAAAATAGAAAAATAGTATTTACTCTATTTGTTTTATTCCCAAACAATATATTTTTTAATAGTGTTTTAGGTACAGAAATATTGTTTACTACATTACTTTTATTATTAACATATATATACTTTAGTGATATAAAATATAAGTATGTAATATTAGGAATATTAGTAGGGGCTATAACAATGGTAAAACCATTTTTCCTACTATATGCTTTTGCTATATTTTTAGTTGAATTATTAAAAGAAAAATCTTTTCTGAAACCTTTAAAATCAGCTATAATAATAGGTGTAATAGCTTTAATTACAATAAGTCCTTGGCTTTATAGAAATACAAAGTATAATGGAGAGCGTACCTTTGTATCAAATAATGGAGGAATAGTACTTTATATAAATAACAATTCTCAAAACAATATGGGAAGATGGATGAGTATATATGATGTAGAAAATTCATTGGCAAAAACAGAAGAGTATAAAAAAGCTTCTTATACACAAAAAAATAGAATGCTAAATAAATCAGCTAAAGAGTGGATAAAATCTCATCCAAAGGAATTCGTAATATTAGGATTTAAAAGACTGTTTAATACATATATAGTGGGAGATGATGTAGCTTATAGTGTTAATGGAGCAACTAATATAAGTGATGCTTTTAAAATTAGATTATTTGCTGCAACAAACTGCATAAGAAATATGTTTTTTATTCCAGCAATCTTATATATATTGATTTATAGTATTTTTATACTTATACAAATAATAAAAGGAAAAACAGAAAAATTAAATAAATTTAATTTATATTCTACAATTTTATTTTATATGTTTACTTCAGTATATTTTATTACAGAAGGACAGGGGAGATATGCTTTCCCATTAATATTTATAATAGTATACTTTTGGGTTTATTTTGTTAAACATGGAATACTTTTATTTAAGGAGTTAAAAAGATGA
- the recA gene encoding recombinase RecA, which translates to MANKVNPEKLKAIEAAMGQIEKQFGKGSIMKLGEDSILNVESISTGSLDLDIALGIGGVPRGRIIEIFGPESSGKTTVALHILAEAQRVGGAAAFIDAEHALDPSYARNLGVDIDNLIVSQPDTGEQALEITEALVRSGAVDVIVVDSVAALVPRAEIEGEMGDTHVGLQARLMSQALRKLAGSINKSKCVAIFINQLREKVGIMFGNPETTPGGRALKFYSSVRLDVRRIDSIKQGDQILGNRTRVKINKNKVAPPFKMAEFDIMYNEGISKVGNILDVGVREELVEKSGSWFSYKDTRLGQGRENAKQFLKDNMNIALEIENTIRKKHDLPVVDLKNLNIEKKTENKKEDNKEG; encoded by the coding sequence TTGGCAAACAAAGTTAATCCAGAAAAATTAAAAGCCATAGAAGCAGCTATGGGACAAATAGAAAAGCAATTTGGAAAAGGTTCTATAATGAAGCTTGGTGAAGATAGTATATTAAATGTAGAATCTATATCAACAGGAAGCTTAGATTTAGATATAGCATTAGGTATAGGTGGAGTTCCTAGAGGAAGAATAATAGAAATATTTGGACCAGAGTCCTCAGGTAAAACTACTGTAGCACTTCATATATTAGCAGAAGCACAAAGGGTAGGAGGAGCAGCAGCTTTTATAGATGCAGAACATGCTTTGGATCCATCTTATGCTAGAAATCTAGGTGTTGATATAGACAACTTAATAGTTTCTCAACCAGATACAGGAGAACAGGCCTTAGAAATTACAGAAGCTTTAGTAAGATCCGGGGCAGTAGATGTTATAGTTGTGGACTCCGTAGCAGCCTTAGTTCCTAGAGCGGAAATAGAAGGAGAAATGGGAGATACCCATGTAGGTCTTCAGGCAAGGCTTATGTCTCAGGCTCTAAGAAAATTAGCAGGCTCTATAAATAAATCTAAATGTGTGGCTATATTCATAAACCAATTAAGAGAAAAAGTAGGTATAATGTTTGGAAATCCAGAAACAACTCCTGGTGGAAGAGCATTAAAATTCTATTCTTCTGTTAGACTAGATGTAAGAAGAATAGATTCTATAAAACAAGGTGATCAAATCTTGGGAAATAGAACAAGAGTAAAAATAAATAAAAATAAAGTAGCACCTCCATTTAAAATGGCAGAATTTGATATCATGTATAATGAAGGAATATCAAAGGTAGGAAATATATTAGATGTAGGTGTTAGAGAAGAGCTAGTTGAAAAAAGTGGTTCTTGGTTCTCTTATAAAGACACAAGATTAGGACAAGGAAGAGAAAATGCAAAACAATTTTTAAAAGATAACATGAATATAGCTTTAGAGATAGAAAATACTATAAGAAAAAAACATGATTTACCAGTTGTTGATTTAAAAAACTTAAATATAGAGAAGAAAACAGAGAATAAAAAAGAAGATAATAAGGAAGGATAA
- the rimO gene encoding 30S ribosomal protein S12 methylthiotransferase RimO: MGKFKIALVSLGCDKNRIDSELMLYKLHEEAELVKDPKEAEVIIVNTCGFIETAKEESINTILQMASYKKTHNCKVLVVTGCLTQRYKEDLKELIPEMDIMLGVNDYDKLLKSIKKFLQSGEKSFYYKYSDEKINEGNRILTTPTYTAYVRIAEGCNNFCTYCAIPRIRGKYRSRKKENILKEVESLVKQGVKEIILIAQDTTMYGIDIYGKKVLHELLRDISKVEGLKWIRILYCYPEEITNELIEEIKNNDKVCKYLDLPIQQISNSVLKRMGRKTTKGTIVNIINKLREKIEGITLRTSLIVGFPGETEEEFNELKDFVSDIKLDKLGVFKYSKEEGTPAAIMDNQIDEEVKEKREEEIMMLQQNISKEINKEKIDRIYEVIVENIKEDMYSGRNYEMSPEIDGEIYFEKNENVKIGDIIKVRVTHSLEYDLIGVVYNEFSK, encoded by the coding sequence GTGGGAAAATTTAAAATAGCATTAGTTAGCTTAGGTTGTGATAAAAATAGGATTGATTCAGAACTTATGCTATATAAATTACATGAAGAAGCAGAACTAGTAAAAGATCCTAAAGAAGCAGAGGTAATTATAGTAAATACTTGTGGATTTATTGAAACTGCTAAGGAGGAATCTATAAATACCATCTTACAAATGGCATCTTATAAGAAAACTCATAATTGTAAAGTACTAGTAGTCACAGGATGTTTAACCCAAAGGTACAAAGAAGATCTTAAAGAACTTATTCCAGAAATGGATATTATGTTAGGTGTAAATGACTATGATAAATTACTTAAAAGTATAAAAAAATTCTTACAGTCAGGAGAAAAAAGCTTTTATTATAAATATAGTGATGAAAAAATAAATGAAGGAAATAGAATATTAACTACTCCAACATATACAGCTTATGTAAGAATAGCAGAAGGATGTAATAATTTTTGTACTTATTGTGCCATACCCCGTATAAGAGGAAAGTATAGAAGTAGAAAAAAAGAGAATATATTAAAAGAAGTAGAAAGCTTAGTTAAACAAGGTGTTAAAGAAATAATATTAATAGCTCAAGATACAACTATGTATGGAATAGATATATATGGTAAAAAGGTTTTACATGAGCTTTTAAGGGATATTTCTAAAGTTGAGGGTTTAAAATGGATAAGAATATTATATTGTTATCCAGAGGAAATAACTAATGAACTTATAGAAGAGATTAAAAATAATGATAAAGTATGTAAATACTTGGATTTACCTATACAGCAGATAAGTAATTCTGTTTTAAAAAGAATGGGAAGAAAAACTACAAAGGGAACTATTGTAAATATAATAAATAAATTAAGAGAAAAGATAGAAGGAATCACTTTAAGAACTTCATTAATAGTAGGGTTTCCTGGAGAAACAGAAGAAGAATTTAATGAACTTAAAGATTTTGTTTCAGATATAAAATTAGATAAACTAGGTGTATTTAAGTATTCAAAAGAAGAAGGAACACCAGCAGCCATAATGGATAACCAAATAGATGAAGAAGTAAAAGAAAAAAGAGAAGAAGAAATTATGATGCTTCAGCAAAATATATCTAAAGAAATAAATAAAGAAAAAATAGATAGGATATATGAAGTTATAGTAGAAAACATTAAGGAAGATATGTATAGTGGAAGAAATTATGAGATGTCACCAGAAATAGATGGAGAAATTTACTTTGAAAAGAATGAAAACGTAAAAATTGGTGATATAATAAAGGTAAGAGTAACTCATAGTTTAGAATATGATTTAATAGGAGTTGTTTATAATGAATTTAGCAAATAA
- the pgsA gene encoding CDP-diacylglycerol--glycerol-3-phosphate 3-phosphatidyltransferase translates to MNLANKLTILRIFLVPIFLIFISVKNIPYGTVIATAVFVIASATDKLDGYIARSRNQVTKFGKIMDPLADKMLVTAALISLVDFQIIPGWACIIIIAREFAVTGLRSVASAEGVVIAASKWGKAKTVIQIVAIIFALINLNYKEGIYILGDWAVNYITTIATITNITMAVAIIITIISGVDYFIKNKDVMSHDK, encoded by the coding sequence ATGAATTTAGCAAATAAACTAACTATATTAAGAATTTTTTTAGTCCCAATATTTCTTATATTTATATCGGTAAAAAACATACCTTACGGTACAGTAATAGCTACTGCAGTTTTTGTAATAGCTTCAGCTACAGATAAATTAGATGGATACATAGCTAGAAGTAGAAATCAAGTTACTAAATTTGGTAAAATAATGGATCCTCTAGCAGATAAAATGCTAGTAACAGCAGCATTAATATCTTTAGTAGATTTTCAAATTATACCTGGATGGGCCTGTATAATAATTATAGCAAGAGAATTTGCTGTAACAGGTCTTAGAAGTGTGGCTTCTGCAGAGGGTGTAGTAATTGCTGCTAGTAAGTGGGGAAAAGCTAAAACTGTAATACAAATAGTAGCTATAATATTTGCTCTTATAAATTTAAATTATAAAGAGGGAATATATATATTAGGAGATTGGGCTGTAAATTATATAACTACCATAGCAACTATAACTAATATTACTATGGCAGTGGCTATAATCATAACCATAATATCAGGAGTAGACTACTTTATTAAAAACAAAGATGTAATGAGTCATGATAAATAG
- a CDS encoding DUF378 domain-containing protein, which yields MYKVSLIDKISFILVIIGAINWGLIGLCNFNLVGVLFGEPANLVGRLIYILIGVAGINMILFLVKTKGSLKHK from the coding sequence ATGTATAAAGTAAGTCTTATAGATAAAATTTCTTTTATATTAGTAATCATTGGAGCTATTAATTGGGGACTTATAGGTTTATGTAATTTTAATCTTGTTGGTGTATTATTTGGGGAACCTGCAAATCTTGTAGGAAGATTAATTTATATATTAATAGGAGTGGCTGGAATTAATATGATATTATTTCTTGTTAAAACAAAAGGATCTTTAAAACATAAATAA
- a CDS encoding HPr family phosphocarrier protein translates to MLERELTVNSSTGLHARPATLLVKKASSFKSDLSIEFNGKKANIKSLIGVLSLGVTSGAKIKLVASGDDETLAIEEITKLINTLE, encoded by the coding sequence ATGTTAGAAAGAGAATTAACTGTAAACAGTTCAACTGGATTACATGCAAGACCAGCAACTTTATTAGTAAAAAAGGCTTCATCATTTAAGTCAGATTTATCTATTGAATTTAATGGTAAAAAAGCAAACATAAAAAGCCTTATAGGAGTTCTTTCATTAGGAGTTACAAGTGGAGCAAAAATAAAATTAGTAGCTTCTGGCGATGATGAAACACTAGCTATAGAAGAAATTACAAAACTAATAAATACATTAGAATAA
- a CDS encoding pyridoxal phosphate-dependent aminotransferase: MKLSNKSVNIEPSLTLEITAKAKKMKKEGIDVIGFGAGEPDFNTPENIQKAAMEAIKKGYTKYTAASGIVELKQAIVDKFKKDNGLNYETSEIIVSNGAKQSLSNLFQAILNENDEVLIAKPYWVSYPELIKLYGGVPVFVDTKEENHFKYEIEKLENKITDKTKAIIINSPNNPTGTVYSKEDLKALALFAKKHDLLIIADEIYEMLMYGDEKHISIASLSEDAFKRTIVINGMSKSYSMTGWRIGYAAGPLDIIKVMSNIQSHTTSNPNSIAQYASLEALRGDKTQVKNMIVEFKKRRDYMVSKVNSIEKLSSITPKGAFYVMVNISKAIGKSINGNMIKDSIGFSKILLEEEKVAVVPGIAFGDDNFIRLSYATSMKNIEKGLDRIENFMRKLS, from the coding sequence ATGAAGTTATCTAATAAATCCGTAAATATAGAACCTTCTTTAACTTTAGAAATAACCGCAAAGGCTAAAAAAATGAAAAAAGAAGGTATAGATGTTATAGGTTTTGGAGCTGGAGAACCAGATTTCAATACACCAGAAAATATACAAAAGGCAGCTATGGAGGCTATAAAAAAAGGATATACTAAATATACAGCTGCTTCAGGTATAGTGGAATTAAAACAGGCTATAGTAGATAAATTTAAAAAAGATAATGGTTTAAATTATGAAACTAGTGAAATAATAGTGAGTAATGGAGCAAAACAATCTCTTTCAAATTTATTTCAAGCTATATTAAATGAAAATGATGAGGTTTTAATAGCTAAACCTTATTGGGTAAGTTACCCAGAACTTATAAAATTATATGGCGGAGTACCTGTATTTGTAGATACAAAAGAGGAAAATCATTTTAAATATGAAATAGAAAAATTGGAAAATAAAATAACAGATAAAACTAAGGCTATTATAATAAATAGTCCTAACAATCCTACAGGAACAGTATATAGCAAAGAAGATTTGAAAGCTTTGGCACTATTTGCAAAAAAACATGATCTATTAATAATAGCTGATGAAATATATGAAATGTTAATGTATGGAGATGAAAAACATATAAGTATAGCAAGTTTATCAGAAGATGCTTTTAAAAGAACTATAGTAATAAATGGTATGTCTAAATCTTATTCTATGACAGGATGGAGAATAGGATATGCAGCAGGGCCTTTGGATATAATAAAAGTGATGAGTAATATACAAAGCCATACTACATCTAACCCTAACTCTATAGCTCAATATGCATCCTTAGAAGCGCTTAGAGGAGATAAAACTCAGGTTAAAAATATGATAGTTGAGTTTAAAAAGAGAAGGGACTATATGGTAAGCAAAGTAAACTCTATAGAAAAATTATCTTCTATAACCCCTAAAGGAGCTTTTTATGTAATGGTTAATATATCAAAAGCTATTGGAAAATCAATAAATGGAAATATGATAAAGGATTCTATAGGTTTTTCAAAAATTTTATTAGAAGAAGAAAAAGTAGCAGTAGTACCAGGTATAGCTTTTGGTGATGATAACTTTATAAGATTATCTTATGCTACATCTATGAAGAACATAGAAAAAGGATTAGATAGAATAGAGAATTTTATGAGAAAATTAAGTTAA
- a CDS encoding decaprenyl-phosphate phosphoribosyltransferase → MDIRGIIALMRPKQWIKNFFVFAAVIFSGNLMNEGILKNNIITFILFCLTSSTIYILNDIVDIEKDRKHPEKKNRPLPSGRVSKSTAIIMNIVMLFIVLFCSYKFVDYKVMYIYLMYIVINILYCFKLKNVVILDVMVITFGFVLRVESGSLATKVSVSPWLFLCTILLSLFLALNKRKSEIITLKDKSGSHRKILEEYSIELIDNMLTIVTPSILISYCLYTFSSVQSKRMMYTIPFVLYGIFRYQYLMTNHNLGGKPEAVFGKDKPFLVNMVLWVISVVVIIYFKL, encoded by the coding sequence ATGGATATAAGAGGGATTATAGCATTAATGAGACCCAAACAATGGATAAAAAACTTTTTTGTGTTTGCAGCAGTAATATTTTCAGGTAATCTAATGAATGAAGGAATACTAAAAAATAATATAATAACATTTATATTATTTTGTTTAACTTCATCTACAATATATATACTTAATGATATAGTAGATATAGAAAAGGATAGAAAACATCCTGAGAAAAAAAATAGACCTCTTCCAAGTGGAAGAGTATCTAAAAGTACAGCTATAATTATGAATATAGTAATGCTTTTTATAGTATTATTTTGTTCTTATAAATTTGTAGATTATAAGGTCATGTATATATATCTAATGTACATTGTAATTAATATATTATATTGTTTTAAATTAAAAAATGTAGTTATATTAGATGTAATGGTGATAACCTTTGGATTTGTATTAAGAGTAGAAAGTGGTAGCTTAGCTACAAAAGTTTCTGTATCACCTTGGTTATTTTTATGTACCATACTTTTATCTTTATTCTTAGCTTTAAATAAAAGAAAGAGTGAGATAATAACTTTAAAAGATAAAAGTGGAAGTCACAGAAAGATATTAGAAGAATATTCAATAGAGCTTATAGATAACATGCTAACTATAGTAACTCCATCTATATTAATATCCTATTGTTTATATACTTTTAGTTCTGTACAAAGTAAAAGGATGATGTACACTATACCTTTTGTATTATATGGTATATTTAGATATCAATATTTAATGACAAATCATAATTTAGGGGGAAAGCCAGAAGCTGTTTTTGGAAAGGATAAACCTTTCTTAGTGAATATGGTATTATGGGTAATTTCAGTAGTAGTTATAATATATTTTAAACTTTAA
- the purB gene encoding adenylosuccinate lyase, which translates to MRDIYNNPLNKRYSSKEMSYLFSEEMKFKTWRKLWVALAESEKELGLNITEEQINELKKYIDDINYEVAEEREKEVRHDVMSHVYAYGVQCPKAKGIIHLGATSCYVGDNTDLIIMKEAMILIKKKIINVINNLKKFALEYKHVPALGFTHLQPAQLTTVGKRTTLWIQDLVLDLEQLEFVIDTLRFRGVKGTTGTQASFMELFDGDESKVKTLDKKVAEKMGFSREYMVTGQTYPRKVDSTILNTLSEIAQSAYKFSNDLRLLQNMKEMEEPFEKNQIGSSAMAYKRNPMRSERMGALARYVIVDALNPAITASTQWFERTLDDSANKRISIAEAFLALDGVLKLYMNISENMVVYEKVIESHVKTELPFMATENIMMEAVKKGGDRQELHEIIRTHSMEAARRVKQEGLSNDLIDRIIEDKSFGLTKEEILSLIDPKKFTGRAEGQVIDFIKEVVDPILDKNKEMLGEKAEINV; encoded by the coding sequence ATGAGAGATATTTATAATAATCCCTTAAATAAAAGATATTCATCTAAGGAAATGAGTTATTTATTTTCAGAAGAGATGAAATTTAAGACTTGGAGAAAATTATGGGTAGCTTTAGCAGAAAGTGAAAAGGAACTAGGACTAAACATTACAGAAGAGCAAATAAATGAATTAAAAAAATATATAGATGATATAAACTATGAAGTAGCAGAAGAAAGAGAAAAAGAAGTTCGCCATGATGTTATGAGCCATGTGTATGCTTATGGTGTTCAGTGCCCTAAAGCAAAAGGGATAATACATTTAGGAGCTACAAGTTGTTATGTAGGTGATAACACAGACCTAATAATTATGAAAGAAGCCATGATTTTAATAAAGAAAAAAATTATAAATGTTATAAATAACTTAAAAAAGTTTGCTTTAGAATATAAACATGTGCCAGCTTTAGGATTTACTCATCTTCAACCAGCTCAGCTTACTACAGTAGGCAAAAGAACAACTCTATGGATTCAAGATTTAGTATTAGATTTGGAACAATTAGAATTTGTTATAGATACCTTAAGATTTAGAGGCGTTAAAGGCACTACAGGTACACAAGCTAGCTTTATGGAATTATTTGATGGAGATGAAAGTAAAGTAAAAACTTTAGATAAAAAGGTAGCAGAAAAAATGGGCTTTTCAAGGGAATATATGGTTACAGGTCAAACTTATCCAAGAAAAGTTGATTCAACTATATTAAATACATTATCAGAAATAGCCCAAAGTGCATATAAATTTAGCAATGACTTAAGATTACTTCAAAATATGAAGGAAATGGAAGAACCTTTTGAAAAGAATCAAATAGGTTCATCAGCAATGGCTTATAAGAGAAATCCAATGAGATCAGAAAGAATGGGAGCCTTAGCAAGATATGTTATAGTAGATGCATTAAATCCAGCTATAACTGCATCTACACAATGGTTTGAAAGAACACTAGATGATTCTGCTAATAAGAGAATATCTATAGCAGAAGCCTTCTTAGCTTTAGATGGAGTTCTTAAACTATATATGAATATATCAGAAAACATGGTAGTATACGAAAAAGTTATAGAAAGTCATGTAAAAACAGAGCTTCCATTTATGGCCACAGAAAATATAATGATGGAGGCTGTTAAAAAGGGTGGAGACAGACAAGAACTTCATGAAATTATAAGAACTCATTCTATGGAAGCTGCAAGAAGAGTTAAACAAGAAGGACTATCTAATGATTTAATAGATAGAATAATAGAAGATAAATCTTTTGGATTAACTAAAGAGGAAATATTATCTTTAATAGACCCTAAAAAGTTTACAGGAAGAGCAGAGGGTCAAGTAATAGACTTTATAAAAGAAGTAGTTGATCCAATATTAGATAAAAACAAAGAAATGCTAGGAGAAAAGGCAGAAATAAATGTATAA
- the rny gene encoding ribonuclease Y, with protein MGPIKYVIIAVIIIVICVIIGLYVVDKKAKEKLSEASQESRKLKEDAERDAEAKKKEAILEAKEEAHKLRAEVERENRERRNEVQRLERRIIQKEEALDKKSEALENKEEALNKKQQKIEDVETHMEELHEKQRIELERISGLTTEQAKEFLLEQVRKEVKHDTAVMIKEIETKAKEEADKKAREIITYAIQRCAADHVAETTVHVVNLPNDEMKGRIIGREGRNIRTLETLTGVDLIIDDTPEAVILSGFDPIRREVARIALEKLIVDGRIHPARIEEMVEKAKKEVEVSIKEEGEQATFETGIHGLHMELTKLLGRLKYRTSYGQNVLKHSIEVSYLAGLMASELGIDPTLAKRVGLLHDIGKAVDHEVEGPHAIIGSEIAKKYRESALVVNAIGAHHGDMEPQSLEAILVQAADAISAARPGARRETLEAYIKRLEKLEEIANECEGVEKSYAIQAGREIRIMVKPEVLDDTGCIEMARNVVKQIESELEYPGQIKVNVIRETRAIEYAK; from the coding sequence ATGGGTCCAATAAAATATGTAATAATCGCAGTGATTATTATAGTAATTTGTGTAATTATAGGCTTATATGTGGTTGATAAAAAGGCTAAAGAAAAATTATCAGAAGCATCTCAAGAATCTAGAAAATTAAAAGAAGATGCTGAAAGAGATGCTGAAGCTAAAAAGAAAGAAGCCATATTAGAGGCTAAAGAAGAAGCTCATAAATTAAGAGCAGAGGTTGAAAGAGAAAATAGAGAAAGACGTAATGAAGTTCAGCGTCTTGAAAGAAGAATAATTCAAAAGGAAGAAGCTTTAGATAAAAAGAGTGAGGCCCTTGAAAACAAAGAAGAAGCTTTAAATAAAAAGCAACAAAAAATAGAAGATGTGGAAACACATATGGAAGAGCTTCACGAAAAGCAAAGAATAGAATTAGAGAGAATTTCAGGACTTACAACAGAACAGGCTAAAGAATTTTTATTAGAACAAGTTAGAAAAGAAGTAAAACATGACACTGCAGTAATGATAAAAGAAATAGAAACTAAAGCTAAGGAAGAAGCAGACAAAAAAGCAAGAGAAATCATTACATATGCCATCCAAAGATGTGCTGCAGATCATGTAGCAGAAACTACAGTACATGTAGTTAATCTTCCTAACGATGAAATGAAGGGAAGAATAATTGGAAGAGAAGGAAGAAATATAAGAACATTAGAAACGCTTACAGGGGTTGATCTAATAATAGATGATACACCAGAAGCAGTTATATTATCTGGTTTTGATCCAATTAGGAGAGAAGTTGCAAGAATTGCATTAGAAAAATTAATAGTTGATGGTAGAATCCATCCAGCTAGAATTGAAGAAATGGTTGAAAAAGCTAAAAAAGAAGTTGAAGTTAGTATTAAAGAAGAAGGAGAACAGGCTACCTTTGAAACAGGTATTCATGGTCTTCATATGGAATTAACTAAATTATTAGGTAGATTAAAGTACAGAACAAGTTATGGTCAAAATGTATTAAAGCATTCTATAGAAGTTTCATATTTAGCAGGTCTTATGGCCTCCGAACTTGGAATAGATCCAACTCTAGCAAAAAGAGTAGGTTTATTACATGATATAGGTAAGGCAGTAGATCATGAAGTTGAGGGTCCACATGCAATTATAGGCTCTGAAATAGCTAAAAAATATCGTGAATCTGCATTAGTAGTAAACGCTATAGGTGCACATCATGGTGATATGGAACCACAATCTCTAGAAGCAATACTTGTTCAAGCAGCAGATGCTATATCTGCAGCAAGACCAGGAGCTAGAAGAGAAACTTTAGAAGCTTATATAAAGAGATTAGAGAAGTTAGAAGAAATTGCAAATGAGTGTGAAGGGGTAGAAAAGTCATATGCAATTCAAGCGGGAAGAGAAATAAGAATTATGGTTAAACCAGAGGTGCTTGATGATACTGGCTGTATTGAAATGGCTAGGAATGTAGTTAAACAGATAGAAAGTGAACTTGAATATCCTGGTCAAATAAAGGTTAACGTCATCAGAGAAACCCGTGCCATTGAATATGCTAAATAA
- a CDS encoding stage V sporulation protein S, whose amino-acid sequence MEVLKVSAKSSPNSVAGALAGVLRERGAAEIQAIGAGAINQAIKAVAIARGFVAPSGIDLICIPAFTDIEIDGEERTAIKLIVQPR is encoded by the coding sequence ATGGAAGTATTAAAAGTTTCAGCAAAATCAAGTCCAAATTCAGTGGCAGGTGCTTTAGCAGGTGTATTAAGAGAAAGAGGTGCTGCTGAGATACAAGCAATAGGAGCAGGAGCTATTAACCAAGCAATTAAAGCAGTAGCTATAGCAAGAGGTTTTGTGGCTCCAAGTGGAATCGATTTAATTTGTATACCAGCCTTTACTGATATAGAAATCGATGGCGAAGAAAGAACTGCTATTAAATTAATAGTTCAGCCAAGATAA
- a CDS encoding EamA family transporter, whose protein sequence is MIYLILTSVFLGALGQILVKYGAVNLTLNFSPAHFLPSILSILKNLPVMAGIISYGVSFLLWIKVLSKVELSYAYPMVSLGYVLVMIFSYFFFKENITPIRILGVTFIMIGVILVARS, encoded by the coding sequence ATGATATATTTAATATTAACATCAGTCTTTTTAGGAGCATTAGGACAAATATTAGTAAAATATGGAGCAGTTAATTTAACATTGAATTTTTCACCAGCACACTTCTTACCAAGTATATTATCTATATTAAAAAACTTACCTGTAATGGCAGGTATAATATCCTATGGAGTAAGTTTTTTATTATGGATAAAAGTATTGAGTAAAGTAGAATTAAGCTATGCATATCCAATGGTAAGTTTAGGATATGTATTAGTAATGATATTCTCTTACTTTTTCTTTAAAGAAAATATAACACCTATAAGAATATTAGGAGTTACATTTATAATGATAGGAGTAATATTAGTAGCAAGAAGTTAA